From a single Brassica napus cultivar Da-Ae chromosome C9, Da-Ae, whole genome shotgun sequence genomic region:
- the LOC111209436 gene encoding uncharacterized protein LOC111209436 — MAGLEDKSPMAGLEDKSVTAWDHIFSDHIFSDNIFSNCLKMDLPELPPRMFTLGEDPAAIRSISYHSDDTKLFKALCDCLTADEYDDLKASKLGVFIKFKELKFGWTSRLVHFMLCFQLDIKKKFELWSLVASQPARFLLIEFEHLTGLNCDYIKDLENPRCEVTKEMAAFWEKLRVDLDTGPRYIEGKKFSSATPASLVRLVMDLENFENYPWRRVAFKVLMDSLKAKDLTQTGYTVDGFIQVVQVWAYYDMPELGANYGSPVPNRPSLLLLAYKGGKGQHKCFKATIKKQNNMNNFVRKDFDEMFPKWDRDVDDPAADNIIKVMFNDPGWKWTIDCWQVTSTHKVVKMEVSPGKNEVSPVKTEKTTMKSESVVKEESSRPRKKARKGSSVSAETLAAGSDGFGMTKQHIERAFKDISDANSYGFGTCLREIKLLGDRMVAVEKKVGITKKGGSSDDRQLTTTSNPPKPVHEPGSKSVNEAKSGQKEAKEPSLTTEPSSSRELCLVRPADDLPSDDPSVLLLDKQVSTASDLLLEEARRQTKKETAMVNLREKSERERKLASTQQTPFKGNNTAKQIIPNKKVGRGYDPFAPYDKKKSKELTEWVQQDL; from the exons ATGGCCGGTCTAGAGGACAAGTCACCCATGGCCGGTCTAGAGGACAA ATCTGTAACGGCTTGGGACCACATCTTCTCGGACCATATCTTCTCCGACAATATCTTCTCCAACT GCCTTAAAATGGATTTACCTGAACTCCCGCCGAGGATGTTTACATTAGGAGAAGATCCCGCTGCAATCAGGAGCATTTCGTATCATTCTGATGACACGAAGTTGTTTAAAGCTCTATGTGATTGTCTCACAGCTGACGAATATGATGATCTGAAGGCGTCGAAGTTGGGAGTGTTCATCAAATTCAAGGAGCTTAAGTTTGGTTGGACTTCAAGGCTGGTACATTTTATGCTCTGTTTCCAGCTGGACATCAAGAAGAAGTTTGAGCTCTGGAGTCTTGTCGCTTCACAACCTGCGAGGTTTTTACTGATAGAGTTTGAACACCTCACTGGTCTGAACTGCGATTACATCAAGGACCTGGAAAATCCAAGGTGTGAGGTTACGAAAGAGATGGCTGCTTTCTGGGAGAAGTTGCGTGTTGATCTCGATACTGGGCCAA GATACATTGAAGGGAAAAAGTTCTCATCCGCTACACCAGCTAGTCTTgtaaggctagtgatggatttagaaaattttgagaattatccatggcgGAGAgtggcgtttaaggtgctgatggattCTCTGAAGGCAAAAGACTTGACGCAAACAGGTTACACTGTTGATGGGTTCATACAAGTCGTCCAAGTGTGGGCGTACTATGATATGCCAGAATTGGGTGCTAATTATGGGTCTCCCGTACCAAACAGACCGTCTCTACTGTTGCTGGCTTACAAGGGTGGCAAAGGACAACACAAATGTTTTAAGGCTACTATAAAAAAACAG AATAACATGAACAACTTCGTTCGGAAGGACTTTGatgaaatgtttccaaaatgggacAGAGACGTAGATGACCCTGCCGCGGATAACATAATTAAAGTCATGTTTAATGATCCTGGATGGAAGTGGACCATAGACTGCTGGCAAGTCACCAGTACTCACAAGGTTGTGAAGATGGAAGTGAGTCCAGGGAAGAATGAAGTGAGTCCAGTGAAGACGGAAAAAACTACAATGAAGTCAGAGAGTGTTGTGAAGGAAGAAAGTAgcagacctcggaagaaagctcgtaaagggTCTTCTGTTTCTGCTGAGACACTTGCGGCGGGTAGTGATGGCTTTGGGATGACGAAACAACATATTGAAAGGGCCTTCAAGGACATATCTGATGCCAATAGTTATGGCTTTGGGACGTGCCTTAGGGAGATCAAGTTACTGGGGGATAGGATGgtagctgtggagaagaaggtgggaATCACCAAAAAAGGGGGTTCATCTGATGATCGTCAACTTACAACCACTTCAAATCCACCAAAACCTGTGCACGAACCCGGG AGTAAAAGTGTGAATGAGGCAAAATCAGGACAGAAGGAAGCCAAAGAACCGAGTCTTACTACAGAACCGAGTTCCTCGAGAGAGCTATGTCTTGTGAGACCTGCAGACGACTTACCGAGTGATGATCCTAGCGTTCTTCTATTGGACAAACAAGTTTCCACTGCTTCAGATTTACTCTTGGAAGAAGCTAGAAGGCAGACAAAGAAGGAGACTGCTATGGTGAATCTCCGTGAAAAAAGTGAGCGAGAAAGGAAACTTGCTTCCACACAGCAAACTCCTTTTAAGGGAAACAACACTGCCAAACagatcattccaaacaaaaagGTTGGCCGAGGCTATGATCCTTTTGCACCCTATGACAAGAAGAAGTCGAAGGAGCTCACTGAATGGGTGCAACAAGATCtgtaa